One Keratinibaculum paraultunense genomic window carries:
- a CDS encoding flagellar basal body-associated FliL family protein, whose translation MNNRNVILIVLLILVVVLAVVGIVLGVTFYRNNKNGNNSNKKNLETFNLTLEDMYCNIKDSKKIVKVKITIETNNKETLELLEKKQFLIRDDINKIIRNKTEEELQGEEGQIKLQKEIKESLIKLFNDETITNVYFDDLIIQ comes from the coding sequence ATGAATAATAGGAATGTAATATTAATTGTTCTGTTAATTCTAGTAGTCGTTTTAGCGGTAGTAGGTATTGTATTAGGCGTGACATTTTATCGTAATAATAAAAATGGTAATAATTCTAATAAGAAGAATTTAGAAACATTTAATTTAACTTTGGAAGATATGTATTGTAATATAAAAGATAGTAAAAAGATAGTTAAAGTAAAAATAACCATAGAGACAAATAATAAAGAAACATTAGAATTACTGGAGAAAAAACAGTTCTTAATAAGAGACGACATAAATAAAATAATTAGAAATAAGACTGAAGAAGAATTACAGGGTGAAGAAGGTCAGATAAAATTACAGAAAGAGATAAAGGAAAGTTTAATAAAATTGTTCAATGATGAAACAATAACAAATGTATATTTTGATGATCTAATTATTCAATAA
- a CDS encoding OmpA/MotB family protein, with protein sequence MRKRRRKEEESNVGNWLTTYSDMVTLLLCFFVLLFSFSEIDAQKFRSIMSSFQGGTGVLEGGTTLDLNENLESSEGLLEEDLEELKDILEKYADSIGLGEEIILSVEERGLVVRFMDSVLFDSGKADLKPESKKILKNVADILNRDEFKDKLIKVEGHTDTDPIIYSKKYPTNWELSAIRATNVLRYLVEEGNIKGSRISSSGYSYYRPIAPNDTPENKAKNRRVDIVILQSSFEEIEP encoded by the coding sequence ATGAGAAAAAGAAGGCGAAAAGAAGAAGAAAGTAATGTTGGAAATTGGCTTACAACTTATAGTGATATGGTTACATTATTGTTGTGTTTTTTTGTACTCTTGTTTTCTTTTTCAGAGATTGATGCTCAAAAATTTAGAAGTATAATGAGTAGTTTTCAAGGAGGTACAGGAGTATTAGAGGGAGGAACAACTTTAGATTTAAATGAAAATCTTGAATCTTCTGAAGGGTTATTGGAAGAGGACTTAGAAGAATTAAAAGATATTTTAGAGAAATATGCCGATAGCATAGGACTTGGTGAAGAAATAATTTTATCAGTAGAAGAAAGAGGCTTAGTAGTGAGATTTATGGATAGTGTCCTTTTTGATTCAGGAAAAGCAGATTTAAAACCAGAATCTAAAAAAATACTAAAAAATGTAGCTGATATATTAAACAGAGATGAATTTAAAGATAAATTGATTAAAGTTGAAGGGCATACTGATACAGATCCTATAATTTATTCTAAAAAATATCCAACAAATTGGGAGTTATCTGCTATTAGAGCTACTAATGTACTAAGGTATCTTGTTGAAGAAGGAAATATTAAAGGTAGTAGAATTTCATCTTCTGGGTATAGTTATTATAGACCAATAGCTCCTAATGATACCCCAGAAAACAAGGCAAAAAATAGGAGAGTAGACATAGTTATTTTACAATCGTCTTTTGAAGAAATAGAACCATAG
- a CDS encoding flagellar motor protein, with the protein MDISTIVGLLLGLVFIVGGILSSGELKAYIDIPSLIITLGGTIASTLASFPMEDFLKTFKVIKKAFSYEEISPDEVIQEIISLANVARKEGLLSLEEYAEKLEDEFLQKGIMLVVDGTDPELVRNIMETELVFLEERHAEGQSIFETMATYAPAFGMIGTLIGLINMLRQLDDPSSIGPNMSVALVTTFYGSMLANVIFLPLAQKLKIRSKSEILVKELMVEGLLSIQAGENPRIIEEKLKTFIPPEMRKDYRKQVEKEGV; encoded by the coding sequence TTGGACATATCAACAATAGTTGGTCTCCTTTTAGGACTTGTATTTATTGTAGGGGGAATACTTTCATCAGGGGAGTTAAAAGCTTACATAGACATACCTTCTTTAATTATTACATTAGGAGGAACAATAGCTTCAACTTTAGCTAGTTTTCCCATGGAAGATTTTCTTAAAACATTTAAGGTTATAAAAAAAGCTTTTTCTTATGAAGAAATATCTCCTGATGAAGTGATACAAGAAATCATTAGTTTAGCTAATGTAGCAAGAAAAGAAGGATTACTTTCTTTAGAGGAATATGCAGAAAAATTAGAAGATGAGTTTTTACAAAAAGGGATTATGTTGGTGGTTGATGGGACTGATCCTGAATTGGTAAGAAATATAATGGAAACAGAGTTGGTTTTTTTAGAGGAGAGGCACGCAGAAGGGCAAAGTATATTTGAAACAATGGCTACATATGCACCTGCTTTTGGTATGATTGGGACATTAATTGGATTAATAAATATGTTACGTCAATTAGATGATCCAAGTTCTATAGGTCCAAATATGTCTGTAGCATTAGTAACTACATTTTATGGTTCCATGTTAGCTAATGTGATATTTTTACCTTTGGCACAAAAATTAAAGATTAGAAGTAAATCAGAAATATTGGTCAAAGAATTAATGGTAGAAGGATTATTATCTATACAAGCAGGGGAAAATCCTAGAATTATAGAAGAAAAGCTAAAAACATTTATACCTCCTGAGATGAGAAAGGATTATAGGAAACAAGTAGAGAAAGAGGGAGTATGA
- a CDS encoding flagellar FlbD family protein: MIKVKRLNGKEFVVNSDLILYVEETPDTVITLTTGQKIVVAETVDEIIDKVVDFKSKPIMYIRKMEGKEV; encoded by the coding sequence ATGATTAAAGTAAAAAGATTAAACGGTAAAGAATTTGTAGTAAATAGTGACTTAATATTGTATGTAGAGGAAACCCCGGATACAGTTATTACACTTACTACGGGTCAAAAGATAGTAGTAGCTGAAACGGTAGATGAGATAATAGATAAAGTTGTAGATTTTAAGTCTAAACCTATAATGTATATAAGAAAAATGGAAGGGAAAGAGGTGTAG